The following coding sequences lie in one Prochlorococcus marinus XMU1419 genomic window:
- a CDS encoding Y-family DNA polymerase — protein MKISNIDAIALIDANNFYASCEQNINPHLRNKPVVILSNNDGCIIARSPEARALKIKMGTPYFKVKERLNKLDVAVLSSNYSLYGDMSRRLMNLLKNYCEQIEIYSIDEAFVSISRPNDENLYPWARSIRSLIYQNLGITITVGIGENKVRAKIANKLAKNIDYSAGIFDLARTENENNYLKRISIDKIWGVGKQTSNWLQSKGIKNARELRDMEENEIIKKLGIVGKRLQLELKGHRCLPIEKNKKSKKEIQVSRSFGTPVTKLEDLTQALATHAIKASEKMRSQNLQSSDIRVFARTSKYSNQNYQRSAHRKLTNATDDTNSILKIVVELSKEIYNPEYKFSKAGVLMQDLTNSEYLQQSVINYKSQKDLKKSANLMRTIDLLNKRFNNNAITWAITKKAQSWTMNKNFLSRSSTTDIEKIPTIVK, from the coding sequence ATGAAAATTTCAAATATTGATGCAATAGCTCTTATAGATGCTAATAATTTTTACGCATCATGTGAACAAAATATTAATCCTCATTTGAGAAATAAACCAGTAGTAATTTTATCTAATAATGACGGATGTATCATTGCAAGAAGCCCTGAAGCGCGAGCTTTAAAAATTAAAATGGGAACTCCGTATTTTAAGGTCAAAGAAAGACTAAATAAATTAGATGTAGCAGTCTTAAGCTCAAACTACTCGCTTTATGGGGATATGAGTAGAAGACTAATGAATTTACTGAAAAATTACTGTGAACAGATAGAAATTTATTCTATTGACGAAGCATTCGTCTCAATTTCTAGACCTAATGATGAAAATCTATATCCTTGGGCAAGAAGCATAAGATCATTAATATATCAGAATCTAGGGATTACCATAACAGTAGGAATAGGAGAAAATAAAGTAAGAGCAAAAATTGCTAATAAACTAGCTAAAAATATTGATTATTCAGCTGGAATATTTGATTTAGCTAGAACCGAAAATGAGAATAATTATTTAAAAAGAATTAGTATAGATAAGATATGGGGAGTCGGGAAACAAACCTCTAATTGGTTGCAAAGTAAAGGTATTAAAAATGCCAGAGAACTAAGAGATATGGAAGAAAATGAAATCATTAAGAAATTAGGCATCGTAGGGAAAAGACTGCAATTAGAACTGAAAGGCCATAGATGCCTGCCCATAGAAAAAAACAAGAAATCAAAAAAAGAAATTCAGGTGAGCAGGAGTTTCGGTACTCCTGTCACAAAATTAGAAGACTTAACTCAAGCACTGGCGACTCACGCAATAAAAGCATCTGAAAAAATGAGAAGTCAGAATTTGCAATCATCCGATATTAGAGTATTTGCCAGAACCAGTAAATATTCAAATCAAAATTATCAAAGAAGTGCTCATAGAAAGCTTACAAATGCAACAGACGACACAAATAGCATTTTAAAAATAGTAGTTGAATTATCTAAAGAAATTTATAATCCCGAATATAAATTTTCAAAAGCTGGTGTTTTAATGCAGGATTTAACTAATAGCGAATACTTACAGCAATCAGTTATCAATTACAAGTCTCAGAAAGACCTGAAAAAATCAGCAAATCTAATGAGAACTATTGATTTATTAAATAAAAGATTTAATAACAATGCAATTACATGGGCTATTACAAAAAAAGCACAAAGTTGGACTATGAACAAGAATTTCTTAAGTCGCTCATCTACAACTGATATAGAAAAAATCCCAACTATAGTGAAGTAA
- a CDS encoding serine hydroxymethyltransferase, giving the protein MEFIIFLSKLDKEILDLLIKANYIVEENKIECLLNKEIKGLHNFEENKIIICTENAKRKTNYRNKKHGPNKDNFKTELAIRKALRHEAAHAIQKCNNNKIVGDIKKLESKLHQSKRKALEFSSSNFSGTYAKEVEAYVLEDKPKKVKNLIKKYCL; this is encoded by the coding sequence ATGGAATTTATAATATTTTTGAGCAAATTAGATAAAGAAATTCTTGACTTATTAATAAAAGCAAACTATATAGTTGAAGAAAATAAAATTGAATGCCTTTTAAACAAAGAAATAAAAGGACTACATAACTTTGAAGAAAATAAAATAATAATATGTACTGAAAATGCAAAAAGGAAAACGAATTATAGAAATAAAAAGCATGGACCAAACAAAGATAACTTCAAAACAGAATTGGCAATAAGAAAAGCATTAAGACATGAAGCAGCTCATGCTATACAAAAATGTAATAACAATAAAATAGTAGGGGATATAAAAAAATTAGAAAGCAAATTGCATCAAAGTAAAAGAAAAGCATTAGAGTTCTCTAGTTCAAATTTTTCTGGTACTTATGCAAAAGAAGTAGAAGCTTATGTTCTTGAAGATAAACCCAAAAAAGTTAAAAACTTGATTAAAAAATACTGCCTATAA
- a CDS encoding LexA family protein, whose product MDSFDSTIKKFKIPLLTDSVSAGFPSPADDYTEENIDLNEHLISNPFSTFFLRVKGDSMINAGIKDKDLIIVDKSLTARPGNIIIAMIDGEFTIKRLSIKNNELYLKAENHNYPDFRFKNHIDVQIWGVVIYSIHSYL is encoded by the coding sequence TTGGATTCCTTTGATTCAACTATTAAAAAATTTAAAATCCCCTTATTAACTGATTCGGTATCAGCAGGGTTTCCTTCTCCTGCAGATGACTATACAGAAGAAAATATTGATTTAAACGAACATTTAATATCTAATCCGTTTAGCACTTTTTTTCTTAGAGTTAAAGGTGACTCAATGATAAATGCAGGAATTAAAGATAAAGATTTAATAATAGTAGACAAGAGCTTAACAGCCAGGCCAGGGAATATCATCATTGCAATGATAGACGGAGAATTTACAATAAAAAGATTATCTATAAAAAATAATGAATTATATTTAAAAGCAGAAAATCATAATTATCCTGATTTTAGATTTAAAAACCATATTGATGTACAGATATGGGGAGTTGTTATTTATTCAATACATAGCTATTTATGA
- a CDS encoding 23S rRNA (pseudouridine(1915)-N(3))-methyltransferase RlmH — translation MLQSNRLAIYAIGKIKKLWIRDGINQYKKRMPELVINELKTFNLNNLRSNNNIIICLSEEGKQFNSVELCSLLLNFKNKKINFLIGDTDGVSSDIKEKSDLVLSLSPLTFPHELARLILIEQIYRAISISNNSPYHRS, via the coding sequence ATGCTTCAGAGTAATAGATTAGCAATTTATGCTATTGGCAAAATAAAGAAACTTTGGATTAGAGATGGAATTAATCAATACAAAAAAAGAATGCCTGAACTTGTCATTAATGAGTTAAAGACTTTTAATTTAAATAATCTTAGATCCAATAACAATATTATTATCTGCCTAAGTGAAGAAGGGAAACAGTTTAATTCAGTTGAACTATGTTCCTTACTCTTGAATTTTAAAAATAAAAAAATTAATTTCTTAATCGGTGATACTGATGGAGTTAGTTCAGATATAAAAGAAAAATCAGATCTTGTACTAAGCCTATCTCCTTTAACTTTTCCTCATGAATTAGCCAGATTAATCCTAATCGAGCAAATCTATAGAGCTATTTCTATATCTAACAACTCCCCTTATCATCGTTCTTAA
- the rsmA gene encoding 16S rRNA (adenine(1518)-N(6)/adenine(1519)-N(6))-dimethyltransferase RsmA, producing the protein MNSKNYHQKKRFGQHWLVNKKILEKIKEIAVLNENDFILEIGPGKGALTSKLLNSEIKKLHAIELDKDLINLLNDKFNNNDKFSLQQGDILSVNLDSINKKITKVIANIPYNITGPILDIFIGRLGIIRNYNYEKIIFLMQKDVVDRILSKEGSPNAGALSIRMQLLSKIKRICDVPPSSFSPPPKVFSSLVVFEPIKNDLRLEISLEKYIDKLLRISFNSRRKMLRNTLNSILSNEEINELSESSKVCFNLRPQDISIDQWIKLAENCIKIKK; encoded by the coding sequence ATGAATTCTAAAAACTATCATCAAAAAAAAAGATTTGGACAACACTGGTTGGTAAATAAAAAAATATTAGAAAAAATTAAAGAAATTGCTGTTCTTAATGAAAATGACTTTATTTTAGAAATTGGTCCTGGCAAAGGAGCTTTAACGTCTAAGTTGTTAAATTCAGAAATTAAAAAATTACATGCAATTGAATTAGATAAAGATTTAATAAATTTATTAAATGATAAATTCAATAATAATGATAAGTTTTCGCTGCAGCAGGGAGATATTCTTTCTGTAAATTTAGATTCGATTAATAAGAAGATTACAAAAGTGATTGCAAATATTCCTTACAATATAACTGGACCAATATTGGATATTTTCATAGGTCGATTGGGCATTATAAGAAACTATAATTACGAAAAAATAATATTTTTGATGCAGAAAGACGTTGTAGATAGGATTTTGTCAAAAGAAGGTAGTCCCAATGCTGGGGCGCTTAGTATAAGGATGCAACTATTATCAAAAATAAAAAGAATATGTGATGTTCCGCCTTCATCATTTAGTCCGCCTCCAAAAGTTTTTTCTTCTTTAGTAGTTTTCGAACCAATTAAAAATGATTTAAGATTAGAAATTAGCCTAGAAAAATATATAGATAAACTTCTTCGGATTTCATTTAATTCAAGAAGAAAAATGCTTAGAAATACTCTTAATTCAATACTTTCAAATGAAGAGATAAATGAATTATCTGAATCTTCAAAAGTTTGTTTTAATTTAAGACCACAAGATATTTCAATTGACCAATGGATTAAGCTTGCAGAAAATTGTATTAAAATTAAAAAATAA
- a CDS encoding DUF3082 domain-containing protein, with the protein MADNSNENIEKNIPEKGPLNFIVGSFTSFLLFIFFYFLSNKIAIYFSLHKPSNSSEIVQNISSSINTLIIGLSFLLTFSFAFIGIGLFIVFIRSFFLKNS; encoded by the coding sequence GTGGCTGATAATAGTAATGAGAATATTGAAAAAAACATTCCCGAAAAAGGACCGTTAAACTTTATTGTAGGATCTTTTACAAGTTTTTTATTATTTATATTTTTTTATTTTTTAAGTAATAAAATTGCAATTTATTTTTCATTACATAAACCATCTAATTCTTCTGAAATAGTCCAAAATATTTCTTCTAGTATTAATACCTTAATAATTGGATTATCATTTTTGCTGACTTTTTCTTTTGCTTTTATAGGTATAGGACTTTTTATTGTATTTATTCGCAGTTTTTTTCTGAAGAACAGTTAA
- the secD gene encoding protein translocase subunit SecD: MKKRQGWLFFIIFLITLSVYLLINYPLQLGLDLKGGSQLTLQIIKEEGKVTKEELEAVNSVIDRRVNNLGVSESNLQTLGGDQLILELPGEQNPLVASRVLGKTALLEFRTQKEGTSTELKTLQLKRLYIKELIEQYSSSEKSQYDENFLKIIQDDLKEIEQELNYSSTSVDLYEKLIEIKKYVDKEITNLFIKTDLSGKDLINAGRRQEQTNSNWEVLLTFSNSGGEKFAEITKSIAGTNKLLAIILDGESISEASVGNQFANTGITGGAATISGNFSAENARELEVQLKGGSLPLPIEIVETNSIGALLGSKNILKSLYAAISGLIFVGIFMIFNYRILGFVSVLSLVLYGFFNLALYSLIPVTLTLPGISGLILSIGMAVDANILIFERIREELYDGNTLTRSIDSGFQRANSSIVDGHITTLLSCFVLFLLGTNFVKGFAATLGIGVLISLFTSLNCSKTILRFFTTYQSLRQKNLYLPNNNFSN; the protein is encoded by the coding sequence ATGAAAAAAAGGCAAGGCTGGCTTTTTTTTATAATATTTCTAATTACGTTATCTGTTTATCTATTAATAAATTATCCCTTACAGTTGGGATTGGACTTAAAAGGGGGTTCTCAACTTACACTACAAATAATAAAAGAGGAAGGTAAGGTGACGAAGGAAGAACTTGAAGCTGTAAATTCGGTTATAGATAGACGTGTAAACAATTTGGGGGTTTCAGAGTCTAACTTGCAAACCCTTGGTGGAGATCAATTGATTCTAGAATTACCTGGAGAACAAAATCCATTAGTAGCTTCAAGAGTTTTAGGTAAGACTGCTTTATTAGAATTTAGGACTCAAAAAGAAGGAACATCTACAGAATTAAAAACCTTGCAACTTAAGAGATTGTATATTAAGGAATTAATTGAACAATATTCCTCTTCAGAAAAAAGTCAATATGATGAAAATTTCTTAAAGATTATTCAAGATGATCTTAAAGAGATAGAGCAAGAATTAAATTACTCATCTACTAGTGTTGATTTATATGAAAAATTAATTGAAATTAAAAAGTATGTTGATAAAGAAATTACAAATTTATTTATTAAAACAGATTTATCTGGTAAAGATCTTATTAACGCAGGAAGGAGACAAGAACAAACTAATAGTAATTGGGAAGTTTTATTAACTTTTAGTAATTCAGGAGGTGAAAAGTTTGCAGAAATTACTAAGTCAATTGCTGGCACTAATAAACTATTGGCAATCATTCTTGATGGCGAATCAATAAGTGAAGCTAGTGTTGGCAATCAGTTTGCTAATACTGGGATCACAGGTGGAGCAGCAACAATAAGCGGTAATTTTAGTGCTGAAAATGCTAGGGAATTAGAAGTTCAACTTAAAGGAGGTTCATTGCCATTGCCAATTGAAATAGTAGAGACTAATAGTATAGGAGCTTTGTTGGGATCTAAAAATATTTTAAAAAGTCTTTATGCAGCTATTAGCGGATTAATTTTTGTTGGTATATTTATGATTTTTAATTATAGAATTCTGGGTTTTGTTTCAGTTCTTTCTTTAGTACTTTATGGTTTCTTTAACTTAGCCCTATATTCGTTAATTCCTGTGACTTTGACTTTACCTGGAATATCTGGACTTATACTTAGTATTGGTATGGCTGTTGATGCAAATATTTTAATTTTTGAGAGAATCAGAGAAGAATTATATGACGGTAATACTCTTACAAGATCTATTGATAGCGGTTTTCAAAGAGCTAATTCATCCATAGTTGATGGTCATATTACTACTCTTCTAAGTTGTTTTGTATTGTTTTTATTAGGAACAAATTTTGTTAAAGGTTTTGCGGCAACATTAGGTATAGGAGTTTTAATAAGCTTGTTTACCTCATTAAATTGTTCTAAAACTATTTTGCGATTTTTTACAACATATCAATCTTTAAGACAAAAAAATCTCTATCTACCCAATAATAATTTTTCAAATTAA
- a CDS encoding DMT family transporter, whose product MINIEKLEKRLNSLKKYNLVFASFFFSLMTLCVKNIDKRIPIYELVLFRSLISLIITLFIINIKNINPWGKNRPLLILRGFLGTLALICIFYAIRNMPLSISTVIQYTYPIFISIFAVIFINEKIKRNIIFALIIAWIGILVILNPSQLSNINVEIEIISILIAFLGAICTALAYVTVKKLSISEDIYVIIEYFPLVSFITLLPIVLINWVTPNWSELVWILGIGLFTQLGQTFLTIGLKNLPASEASIINYLQVLFGSIWGILFFSEIININFLLGASLVLLGTIISTTKIIKRT is encoded by the coding sequence ATGATAAATATCGAAAAATTAGAAAAAAGACTTAATTCATTAAAAAAGTATAATTTGGTATTTGCCTCATTCTTCTTCAGTTTGATGACTTTGTGCGTAAAAAATATTGATAAAAGGATACCTATTTATGAATTAGTTTTATTTAGATCATTGATAAGTTTAATAATTACATTATTTATAATTAACATAAAAAATATAAATCCTTGGGGCAAAAATAGGCCACTACTTATCTTAAGAGGTTTTTTAGGAACTTTAGCTTTAATTTGTATTTTTTATGCGATAAGAAATATGCCTCTTAGTATATCTACAGTCATTCAGTACACATATCCTATTTTTATATCTATATTTGCTGTCATATTTATAAACGAAAAAATAAAGCGTAATATAATTTTTGCATTAATTATTGCCTGGATTGGAATATTAGTAATATTGAATCCAAGCCAATTATCAAATATAAACGTTGAAATTGAAATTATTTCGATTTTGATAGCATTTCTTGGAGCAATCTGCACTGCATTAGCTTACGTTACAGTTAAGAAACTTTCAATTAGTGAAGATATTTATGTAATTATTGAATATTTCCCACTTGTTTCTTTTATAACTCTATTGCCAATAGTATTAATCAATTGGGTTACCCCAAATTGGAGTGAATTAGTTTGGATATTAGGAATTGGTTTATTTACTCAATTAGGTCAGACTTTCTTAACTATAGGATTAAAGAATTTACCTGCTTCTGAAGCATCAATAATTAATTATTTACAAGTATTATTTGGTTCAATTTGGGGGATTTTGTTTTTTAGTGAAATAATAAACATAAATTTTTTATTAGGCGCCTCACTAGTTTTATTAGGAACTATTATATCTACTACCAAAATAATCAAAAGGACATAG
- the ispE gene encoding 4-(cytidine 5'-diphospho)-2-C-methyl-D-erythritol kinase codes for MQDSAKTKINIKSPAKINLHLEVIGKREDGFHELAMIMQNIDLSDYLEFEINNEGLIKLESDCNDLSLSDDNLIVKSANLLRKKSNTNYGANVFLRKNIPIGAGLAGGSSNAAATLIGLNKLWDLNFDQETLCSLASTLGSDIPFFINGGIQLCFGRGEILEKLDSNFEYGVILIKNRDVSVSTAETYKKYSNRFCDQYLTDREMIENIRENLRDNGLNNLNFNNQHLSIKNDLQLVVENENDSVKQALYLLSKLKNCLTFSMSGSGPTCFALFKDIEIAKKELTTNYKLFRNKGYDSWVCTFLEKGITFI; via the coding sequence ATGCAAGATTCAGCTAAAACGAAAATTAATATAAAATCTCCTGCCAAAATAAATTTGCACCTTGAAGTTATTGGTAAAAGAGAGGACGGATTTCATGAGTTAGCAATGATTATGCAAAATATCGATCTTTCTGATTATTTAGAATTTGAAATTAATAATGAAGGTTTAATTAAACTTGAGTCTGATTGTAATGATTTAAGCTTATCTGATGATAACTTAATTGTTAAATCGGCAAATCTATTAAGGAAAAAATCAAATACAAATTACGGTGCAAATGTATTTTTAAGAAAAAATATTCCAATTGGCGCAGGATTAGCTGGTGGATCCAGTAATGCAGCAGCAACATTAATTGGTCTTAATAAATTATGGGATTTGAACTTTGATCAAGAAACATTATGTTCATTAGCATCAACTTTAGGATCTGATATTCCCTTTTTTATAAATGGTGGTATTCAATTATGTTTTGGAAGAGGAGAAATTTTGGAGAAATTAGATTCAAACTTTGAATATGGAGTAATTCTTATAAAAAATCGAGATGTATCAGTATCTACAGCTGAAACTTATAAAAAATATAGTAATAGATTTTGTGATCAATATCTTACTGATAGAGAAATGATTGAGAACATAAGAGAAAATTTAAGAGATAATGGTTTAAACAACTTAAATTTTAATAATCAACATTTATCTATTAAAAATGATTTGCAGTTAGTTGTTGAAAATGAAAATGATTCTGTAAAGCAGGCATTATATTTACTTTCTAAATTAAAAAATTGTCTCACATTTTCAATGAGTGGATCAGGACCTACATGCTTTGCACTCTTTAAAGATATAGAGATTGCTAAAAAAGAATTAACTACTAATTATAAATTATTTAGAAATAAAGGTTACGATTCGTGGGTTTGCACTTTCCTTGAAAAGGGAATAACATTCATTTAA
- a CDS encoding pyruvate dehydrogenase complex E1 component subunit beta, whose product MAGTLLFNALKEAIDEEMANDVNVCVMGEDVGQYGGSYKVTKDLYEKYGELRVLDTPIAENSFTGMAVGAAMTGLRPIVEGMNMGFLLLAFNQISNNMGMLRYTSGGNYKIPAVVRGPGGVGRQLGAEHSQRLEAYFHAVPGIKIVACSTPTNAKGLMKAAIRDDNPVLFFEHVLLYNLSEELPDGDYTCALDQADVVKDGKDITLLTYSRMRHHCLKAVEELEKKGIDVELIDLISLKPFDMETISKSIRKTNKVIIVEECMKTGGIGAELIALITEECFDDLDARPIRLSSQDIPTPYNGNLENLTIIQPHQIVEKVEDLFSGSI is encoded by the coding sequence GTGGCTGGAACATTATTATTTAATGCTTTGAAAGAGGCAATTGATGAAGAAATGGCAAATGATGTAAATGTTTGCGTTATGGGTGAAGATGTCGGTCAATATGGAGGATCCTATAAGGTAACTAAGGATTTATATGAAAAATATGGAGAGTTAAGAGTATTAGATACTCCAATTGCAGAGAATAGTTTTACAGGTATGGCTGTGGGTGCAGCAATGACTGGGTTAAGACCAATAGTAGAGGGAATGAATATGGGGTTTTTGCTTTTAGCTTTTAATCAGATATCAAATAATATGGGTATGCTTAGATATACAAGCGGAGGAAATTATAAAATACCAGCAGTTGTTAGAGGACCTGGAGGAGTTGGTCGTCAACTTGGTGCTGAACACAGTCAAAGACTTGAAGCATATTTTCATGCTGTTCCCGGTATAAAGATTGTGGCATGCAGCACCCCTACAAATGCTAAAGGTTTAATGAAAGCCGCTATAAGAGATGATAATCCGGTTTTGTTTTTCGAACATGTTCTTCTGTACAACTTGTCTGAAGAATTACCTGATGGCGACTATACTTGCGCTTTAGATCAGGCTGACGTTGTAAAAGATGGTAAAGATATTACTTTATTGACTTATTCAAGAATGAGACATCACTGCCTTAAAGCTGTTGAAGAATTAGAAAAAAAAGGAATAGATGTTGAGTTAATCGATTTAATAAGTTTAAAACCATTTGATATGGAAACCATCTCAAAATCAATAAGAAAAACAAATAAAGTAATTATTGTTGAAGAATGTATGAAGACTGGTGGTATTGGTGCAGAATTAATTGCCTTGATAACAGAAGAGTGTTTCGATGATCTTGACGCCCGACCAATTAGATTATCTAGTCAAGATATTCCAACTCCGTATAATGGAAATCTAGAGAATTTGACAATAATCCAACCACATCAAATAGTTGAAAAAGTTGAAGATTTATTTAGTGGGAGTATATAG
- the dnaG gene encoding DNA primase — protein MVHSIHPRTIQEVKEKADIVDVISEHIVLKKKGKEFVGICPFHDDTKPSMTVSPSKQFYYCFSCGAGGNSIKFLMEFTRANFSDVVLSLAKKNNINVENLEGPQLEAYKKQLSRKEELYKILRVTKNWFKSQLNNSLGVEAMKYLTSKRNLSNKIIDNFELGFAPNSWNDLFEYLSKVEKFPINLILASGLAISKDNSDKIYDRFRNRLIVPIHDMQGRVVAFGGRSLDAQEPKYLNSPESEIFEKGKMLFAFEKASSNIRKRDKAIIVEGYFDVISLHAKGINNSVASLGTALNKYQISQLCRCTDNKNIILNFDSDNAGILATKRVIKEVESLSIHDQINLKILQLSDFKDPDEYLNSHTPEDYFNLIDNSSFWIDWEIDQIFKDKDLTKSEIFQSVISSLVKLLSKLPQSSTRTHYLQKVSERLSKGQARLAIQFEQDLRNQVKGFRWHGRSKKFEQPNEISRREKNESEIIFYYLHCPDLRLFIRDEFLKREINGFNTKYIQNLWESISTIEQNNLGLNYLNELKQTNNQILQKDLSAINLISLLPDYLAINNPESSNKINIFVNPNELYLTLLSNPKDNLLGTLSLLEKYNSLKRCRHLIESWGSQRLKTLENCISILIDNSSSSSSNTNKEIDDLFKDLNSDAIKFQELYYLERQHINFLDKQRCGNFIAS, from the coding sequence ATGGTTCATTCTATACACCCAAGAACTATTCAAGAGGTTAAGGAAAAAGCAGATATTGTTGACGTTATATCTGAACATATTGTTCTTAAGAAGAAAGGCAAGGAATTTGTTGGGATTTGCCCTTTTCATGATGATACTAAGCCATCTATGACGGTATCACCTAGTAAACAATTCTATTATTGTTTTTCTTGTGGTGCTGGTGGTAACTCTATTAAATTTTTAATGGAATTTACTCGTGCAAATTTTTCAGATGTTGTACTTTCTCTCGCTAAAAAAAATAATATAAATGTTGAAAATCTCGAGGGTCCCCAATTAGAAGCTTATAAAAAACAATTATCTAGAAAGGAAGAGCTTTATAAAATATTAAGAGTTACTAAAAATTGGTTTAAGTCTCAATTAAATAATTCTCTTGGTGTTGAAGCTATGAAATATTTAACATCAAAGAGAAACTTGAGTAACAAGATTATTGATAACTTTGAATTAGGTTTTGCCCCAAATTCATGGAATGATTTATTTGAATATCTATCCAAGGTAGAAAAATTTCCTATCAATTTAATATTAGCTTCCGGTCTTGCAATATCTAAAGATAATTCTGACAAGATTTATGATCGTTTTAGAAATAGATTAATTGTTCCAATTCATGATATGCAGGGAAGAGTAGTTGCTTTTGGAGGAAGATCTCTTGATGCTCAGGAACCTAAATACCTGAATTCTCCTGAATCAGAGATATTTGAAAAGGGCAAAATGTTGTTTGCATTTGAAAAAGCTTCTAGCAATATTAGGAAAAGAGATAAAGCTATTATTGTTGAAGGATACTTTGATGTAATTTCTCTTCATGCAAAAGGTATTAATAATTCTGTAGCTTCCCTTGGTACTGCATTAAATAAGTATCAAATTTCTCAACTTTGTAGATGTACAGATAATAAAAATATAATTTTGAATTTTGATTCTGATAATGCAGGAATTTTAGCTACAAAAAGAGTAATTAAAGAAGTCGAGAGTCTATCCATTCATGATCAAATTAATCTTAAGATACTTCAACTAAGTGATTTTAAAGATCCTGACGAATATTTAAATAGTCATACTCCTGAAGATTATTTTAATTTGATTGATAATTCATCCTTTTGGATTGATTGGGAGATTGATCAGATCTTTAAAGATAAAGATTTAACTAAGTCAGAAATTTTCCAGAGTGTTATTTCTTCATTGGTAAAATTGCTGAGTAAATTACCTCAATCATCAACCAGGACTCATTACCTACAAAAAGTTTCCGAACGATTAAGTAAGGGTCAAGCCAGGTTAGCTATACAGTTTGAACAAGATTTAAGAAATCAAGTTAAGGGATTTCGTTGGCATGGTAGATCAAAAAAATTTGAACAACCAAATGAAATTTCTCGTCGTGAGAAAAATGAATCGGAAATAATCTTTTATTATTTGCATTGTCCTGATCTTAGACTCTTTATTCGTGATGAATTTCTTAAAAGAGAAATTAATGGTTTTAATACTAAATATATTCAAAATTTATGGGAATCTATTTCAACAATTGAACAAAATAATTTGGGTTTAAATTATTTAAATGAATTAAAACAAACAAATAATCAAATTCTTCAAAAAGATCTTTCTGCTATTAATCTAATTTCACTTTTGCCTGACTACTTAGCTATTAATAATCCGGAATCATCAAATAAAATTAATATTTTTGTTAATCCAAATGAGTTGTACTTAACATTGCTTAGTAATCCTAAAGACAATTTACTTGGAACTTTATCACTTCTTGAAAAATATAATTCTCTAAAAAGATGTAGACACTTGATCGAATCTTGGGGATCTCAAAGATTAAAAACCTTAGAAAACTGTATATCCATCTTAATTGATAATTCATCTTCAAGTTCCTCAAATACAAATAAAGAAATAGATGATCTTTTTAAGGATTTAAACTCAGATGCCATTAAATTTCAGGAATTATATTACTTAGAAAGACAACATATAAATTTTTTAGACAAACAACGTTGTGGCAATTTCATCGCTAGTTAA